A stretch of Bradyrhizobium diazoefficiens DNA encodes these proteins:
- the rpmF gene encoding 50S ribosomal protein L32, whose protein sequence is MAVPRRKTSPSRRGMRRSADAIKKPTYVEDKDSGELRRPHHLDLKTGMYKGRQVLKKKES, encoded by the coding sequence ATGGCCGTTCCGAGAAGAAAAACCTCGCCGTCGCGCCGTGGCATGCGCCGCTCGGCAGATGCCATCAAGAAGCCGACCTACGTCGAAGACAAGGACTCCGGCGAGCTCCGTCGTCCGCATCATCTCGACCTCAAGACCGGCATGTACAAGGGCCGTCAGGTCCTGAAGAAGAAAGAGTCCTGA
- the mtgA gene encoding monofunctional biosynthetic peptidoglycan transglycosylase, which produces MRIVKILLVALAVVALAPYAAAPFYRTGHPVSTLMAWRSLTGAPMHREWIDLAAMSPYLPRSVVAAEDAHFCKHHGIDWGALREAIDDAKEDGTPFRGASTITQQVAKNLFLWQGRDFVRKALEFPLALWIDFVLPKHRILEIYLNIAELGPQGQFGVETGSAYAFGKSAANLSPREAALLASILPNPVKRSAKAPGPGVRRLAGTYVARAQASWLRTCWQENR; this is translated from the coding sequence TTGCGCATCGTCAAAATCCTGCTGGTGGCGCTCGCGGTCGTAGCTCTCGCGCCCTATGCGGCCGCGCCGTTCTACCGCACCGGTCATCCGGTTTCGACGCTGATGGCCTGGCGCTCGCTGACGGGCGCGCCGATGCATCGGGAATGGATCGATCTCGCAGCGATGTCGCCCTATTTGCCGCGCTCGGTCGTGGCGGCCGAGGACGCCCATTTTTGCAAGCATCACGGTATCGACTGGGGCGCGCTGCGCGAGGCGATCGACGACGCCAAGGAGGACGGTACGCCGTTCCGCGGCGCCTCCACCATCACCCAGCAGGTGGCCAAGAACCTGTTCCTCTGGCAGGGGCGGGATTTCGTCCGCAAGGCGCTGGAGTTTCCGCTGGCGCTATGGATCGATTTCGTCCTGCCCAAGCACCGGATCCTGGAAATTTACCTCAACATCGCCGAGCTCGGCCCCCAAGGCCAGTTCGGGGTGGAGACGGGCAGCGCCTATGCCTTTGGCAAATCGGCCGCAAACCTCTCCCCCCGGGAGGCGGCCCTTTTGGCCTCAATCCTGCCGAATCCAGTCAAACGCAGCGCCAAGGCCCCCGGGCCGGGTGTCCGGCGGCTGGCCGGGACCTATGTGGCGCGGGCGCAGGCTTCCTGGCTTCGGACCTGCTGGCAGGAAAATCGCTGA
- a CDS encoding polyprenyl synthetase family protein: MTGTSPSDFAKRLDKTADDTEALLGRLLTDDILHDEIARPKRLMDAMRYSSLNGGKRLRPFLVVESAAVFGVPREAALLVGAALECIHCYSLIHDDLPAMDNSDLRRGRPTLHKQTDDATAILAGDGLLTIAFDIITRDEIHRDAHVRLLLTRALARCAGIGGMVGGQILDLAGEGRFGDREPVDVARIQQMKTGALLRYGCIAGAILGQASQTEYQALDDYGRALGEAFQIADDLLDVEGDAAALGKPAGADAALGKTTFVTQLGIEGAKQRVRDLLARADSAVSIFGDRAAVLQAAARFVAERKN, translated from the coding sequence ATGACCGGCACGTCCCCGTCCGATTTCGCCAAACGTCTGGACAAGACCGCTGATGACACCGAAGCCCTGCTCGGCCGCCTGCTGACCGACGACATCCTGCACGATGAAATTGCCCGCCCCAAGCGACTGATGGACGCAATGCGCTATTCGAGCCTGAACGGCGGCAAGCGTCTGCGGCCGTTCCTGGTGGTCGAGAGTGCAGCCGTGTTCGGCGTTCCCCGCGAAGCGGCGCTGCTTGTGGGCGCCGCGCTCGAATGCATCCACTGCTACTCGCTGATCCATGACGACCTGCCGGCGATGGACAATTCGGACCTGCGCCGCGGCCGCCCCACCCTGCACAAGCAGACCGATGACGCCACCGCGATCCTCGCCGGCGACGGTCTTTTGACGATCGCCTTCGACATCATCACCCGCGACGAGATCCATCGCGACGCCCATGTCCGGCTCTTGCTGACGCGCGCGCTGGCGCGCTGCGCCGGCATCGGCGGCATGGTCGGCGGCCAGATCCTCGATCTCGCCGGCGAAGGCCGCTTTGGCGACCGCGAACCGGTCGATGTCGCGCGCATTCAGCAGATGAAGACCGGCGCGCTCTTGCGCTATGGCTGCATCGCCGGCGCGATCCTCGGCCAGGCGTCGCAAACGGAATATCAGGCGCTCGACGATTACGGCCGCGCGCTCGGCGAAGCCTTTCAGATCGCCGACGATCTGCTCGACGTCGAAGGCGATGCGGCAGCCCTCGGCAAGCCGGCCGGCGCCGATGCCGCACTCGGCAAGACCACCTTCGTCACCCAGCTCGGCATCGAAGGCGCCAAGCAGCGCGTGCGCGATCTGCTGGCGCGCGCCGACAGCGCCGTCTCGATCTTCGGCGATCGCGCCGCCGTGCTGCAAGCCGCCGC